Part of the Nicotiana sylvestris chromosome 5, ASM39365v2, whole genome shotgun sequence genome is shown below.
tcttattctagtttaaCTAGGATTAGTTTTCCTTAAACTTACCAATTTTACTCATTGCAAGGCTTATTTAAAGGGCTCAATATGCTGAAAATAAAGAGGGGGTGATTAGTTTTTCTAAGTTTGTGCTTCAAAAATGTGATtgatattttatttcattcttcTTCCTTGATAGATTTTAAATGTTCTTGCCTTATATTTTGATggtctaacaaacttactgttaagaaccagatagggaacctgacctattTGGACTATACTGCAAGCTTAACGAATCccagctaaaggtgaactgctatgcttcaggagctaggaacccaaacaaggatATGATAGCCTTGTGGTTTCCTTATCACAGTATAAGTCAATTGGTcacagctggaaatgaagtgaATGACTGTACGGTTTTTGCCGCGCTGCACTGTCTCCAGCaacgcccactcattctctaaccaaataAACTGCTCACATCATTCCAAGTGATATGATCAAGGTGTACCTacaatgagtttatacaaaacatcacttgaaggtttcagtttctcattcaaGTTTATTGCcaaaacagagaaatcaatcctcacaagcttgaagaacaaagttgaatgcaactacggaccagttcctaaaagatagcttgttgttgtcctagttgagttgtaactttgtgattgtacttattgtatctcctaaactgcttagctagaagcctttgattaggaatcctcttgtaaatcgtaaactccttgagtttatgttgtgactagatttagtcataagtaAAAGTTTTTGTAATTGTAGAGTTACAAAGTGTCTTGTGGtaagagcatcacaagttagtaaaagcctttgtaactagcaagtcacaaagtggcttatggtaagagtaccacaagttagtttagatcctttgtaatggagtcattgcaaagtggcttgtaataggttctttacaagttagtgaagttaaaagcctacaggtgtaggttgtggttttttgatccccttgtgtgggattttttcacgtaaaaatcctctgccttattTACGTACTGCTTCATCagcattctcagcagaatctcgtagaggaccaggtaatctacagtttggtggactcacacaaactaacaattggtatcatagcaggttcctcctatcaggctaacacctaggaaggatcctcatggctgctccaccaaattttgaagaaggttaaTCTACATACCGACCACCCAAGTTTAATGgtcaatactatgggtggtggaaaatAAGAATGCacgattttatcatggctgagtGAGTTATGGGATATCATATGCGATGGTTCTTATGTTCCAACCAAGGTACTAGAAAAACTTCCATTTTCAATGGAAAAAACCAGCAAAGAGTATACTGAAGCAGACAAGAAAGTtgtggagaagaattttcgtgccaagaaaattctgGTATATGGAATAGGACCTGAAAAGTACAATAGAATCTCCACCTGCGGCACTGCCAAGGAGGTATGGGAAGTTTTGCAAATAGCTCATGAGGGAACTACACGAGTAAAACAGtctaagattgatatgctcactaCCGAATATGAACTCTTCAAAATGAGGGACGATGAATccattcaagatatgcacacaagaatcacttccatcataaatgagttacactcacttggtgaaactattcccagaaacaagctagAGGAAAATCCTCAGTTTTCTGCCTagctcttgggaaagcaaagtgaATGCTATCACTGAATCAAAGGACTTacaggagctgaccatagaagagctgATCGGAAACTTGAAGACCTATGAGTTGAAGAGAAAGATAGacaatgaaagaagagaaccaaagaaggaaaagaacctggtacttaaAGCTGACAACAATGATTCAAGTGAGGAagacagtgacatggcttacttaactAAAATATTtaagaagatggtcagaagaaatggagaaatgctaAAAAGAGACAGCTCTAGCAGACCAAAAAACTGTGATCGTTGTTACAAGTGTGGAAAGCCTAGACACTTCATGAAAGACTAtcctctcttgaagcaagaattctcTAAGAACTATCATGAAAAAACAGCTAAGACGAACCCGGTTCCTTTCAAGGACTTCAAAAGAAAAATATCCACTGACAATATGATGAGAAaggctcttgcagcatggggGGATTCCTCTAGTGCGTCTGAAGATGAACCTGATACTGGTGATAGTTCTATGATGGTAGTTGAAGGCAAGGAGACTGGACATGACTCAACTTTTACTTTGATGGCTCaatctgatgatgatgaagacaatggcaacaaagaggtaaatttcagggatgttcagagaaatctgaaattctattctccaaaaaaactcatgtctttagctgATGTATTAATAACCGCTTttcatagtcttgtggaggataggGATTCTTTGATCTTAGAATTAGGAGAATttgaacaaactagagatgacttagtggctgtagttactgaccataagaaaaccattgaaatccttagaaaagaaaagaatgatctGTTGGTAGAAATTACAgacctaagggaaacaatagtgaaaccatggactaagtcaaaacctaaaaattctggaaaaggaaaggagatagccagtgaggaacacattaggcttgaaaatgaggtAGAAGTTATGAGATCTAGGATGTCTGCTAAAATTGAGAAAAACGAGCAACTCTAAACTAATCTGGAAAGAGTAAAGAATGACCTGGTTCTCAGAAGCTACCACTGCCTTGCATAATAATGTTTGTGATAAAAGGCAGGGaatagggttccaaagggaggAAACTTCTTACAACCCTCATAGTAAGTACGTCACTATCTTTGATAACTGGCCTTGTACCCGATGTGGGAACAGTGGGCGCTTCAAGGAAGATGTTCAGGCCAAGAATCAATcgattcagaaaaacaaagtgtttgctgaaaagGTGACTGcaaaagagggaccaggttcccCTCACAAAAAACGTACATTACCAGCATGGACTAAGAgaactcttattcatcctcttgcctactacaagggacccaaactttcttgagttcctaaaactaactcttaaTCTCTTGTGCAGGGAATAGTGAATGGAAGCGATCaataatggttcatggatagtgggtgttcaaagcacatgactgggaacaccacgaattttctttcactaaaagccctgcaaggagggagtgtatcctttgtcAATGgtaaaaaggggtacattcttggagttggaaaagtcgggaagtcactcactcattctattgaaaatgtgtactatgtaaatggccttaagtacagtctcttgagtgtctctcaaatctgtgacaaaggaaacaaggtggaattcttgtccaaaatatgtacaatcACTGATCTTGTGACCGGTGAAATAgtacttgtggccaaaagatacaagaacatctatgtcgctgatttcgagtccttatagagtggtgatctgagttgtctgaaagttgtcgatgatgatgctgaactatggTACAGAAGACTAGGCCATGCAAGCTTTTCTCTTCTGAATAAACTAATTCaaaaggacctggtccatggtctgcctATATCACAATTCAAGACGCATAAAGTCTGTGATGCATGCGCTAGAGGAAAATatgtgaagtcctcttttaagtctaaaGAGATGTAagcacctcaaagccactagagcttctgcatatggatatgtgtggacctatgagagtgcaaagcagaggaggaaaaagatacatttttgtgatagtagatgactactccagattcacagGGACTCCGTTTCTCAAAACCAAAGATGAAACTATTGAGGTGTTTGtagcctttgtgaagaaaatccaggtaaagatggagtctagagtcgcatgcattagatcagatcatgggacagaatttgacaatgtcaaatttgatgaattctgcaatgaaaatggcatcactcacaacttctcagctcccagaactccccagcaaaatggagtagtagaaagaaagaacagaattctggaagaaatggcaagaacaatgttgatcgacaatggaattgcaaagaacttctaggctgaagctgtcaacactacctgctacttggtgaacaggtgcatgatcagatcacttctgaacaaaaccccatatgaattattgaatggaaggaaacccaagctgactcacctaagaacatttgggtgcaaatgatatgttctcaacaatggaaaggatcagcttggtaaatttgatgccaagagtgatgaaggaatatttctgggctactcttctcaaagcaaggcctacaagatatataataagcggacttaatgtgttgaggaaagtgtccatgttatttttgatgagtcCTATCCATCATGTGAGAAGAGTGTAGAGGaaaatcaagatggagaacccttactagtccctggtgaagtcattaacatgacaaacggaaaggcagatatgatgagtcaagtaaaAGAGTTAGATGAAGACAACGCTGCCTCATCTTCAATAGAACCAAGCACCTCAATTACAACtattgaagctgaagaaagagtggttgatgcagttcagggaACTCCACTAGCATCTGAGAGAAGGACAGAGGAAAATCAGCCAAACATACCCTCTTCCTCTCAGAATGAACCTCAGGCGTCTAACTGGAGACACTAAAGCTCTCATCCAATAGACAACATTATTACTCCTCTATATTCTGTAGTACAAACCAGGTCAagagccagaaattcacttgccttctcagcctttctctcccagatagaacccaaaaatatcaaggaagccttgaaagatgtagattggattacagccatgcaagacgAGCTACATCAGTTTGAAGGAAACAATGtgtggcacctggtacctagacccctagatcgaaccattatagaaaccaggtgggtattcagaaataaacttgatgaacatggaattaccgcaaggaacaaggccaggctAGTGATCCAAGGCTACAATAAGGAGGAAGGGATTGATTATGATGAAACGTTTGCTCCAGTTGCTCGCgtggaagctattagaattctaatcgcttttgcatctcatatggaattcaccttgtcccaaatggatgtcaagagtgtATTTCTGAATGGACTCCTTAAgaaagaagtctatgtgaagcaacccccagggtttgaatgtcatgagcaccctgaatatgtgtttaaactggcCAAAGCTCTGTACGGGctaaagcaggctcctcgagcttggtatgaaaggttgtcaaagTTCTTTTTGGAAAATGactttaaaagagggaaaattgacaacactattttcttaaagaaacgaggaagaaacctgctcattgttcaggtctatgttgatgatatcatttttggagaAACAGCTGATTCTCTGtatgaagaatttgcaaaactcatgggaagtgaatttgaaatgagcatgatgggggaactgaacttcttcttgggtcttcaagtaaaacagtccccAAAGGGTATATCCATTTGTCAGCACAAATACATcagggagctcttgaagaggtttgacatggaagtatcaaaggtgatagacacttTCATTGCTACtgccactcgactggacatggatgaaactggatagcacaaggaagcaaaattcagtggctctttcaacagctaAAGCTGAATATGTAGCCGTAGCATCCTGCTGTGCTCAGCTGTTATGGATCAAGCAACAACTGGAGGACTTTGGGGTACTTACTGagagtgtgccccttctatgtgacaacaccagtgcactcaacatggccaagaatccagttcaacacaaaaggacaaaacatattgatgtgaggcatcatttcttgagggacaatgtggagaaagggctgatatgtatgaagttctgtagcacagaagatcaaattgcagacattttCACCAATGCTCTAAGTAGGGAACagtttgaaagaaacagagtgaaGTTGGAGCTTTTAAAGcctaattgagaacctgattcctctttAATTGGCTTTCACTTTCAAGAAATAACTAGCTAAAAGTATTTTCTGGCTATGTCTAACTGGcttcaataccgttgcaggtaaacacgcataaTGATTATAGAAGATGTAGATACAGTGCAtgaatgataaaagaggattgattcTTTAAAGAAAAaagggtcaagaacctggttcttgtaccaaaaGTTAGTAGTTCTATGCATCttttaatacacgtcttaaaaaggGTACAAAACACAACCTCCATGTCATCAACTTTTCAGATCCTGCTGTCACATCTCTTCACTTCAAATcattccatctccctctgaaacattGCAATTCTCCACGCCCAACCGCCATTTCAGAACCGGTGCCTATtcctctctcttcataattatcctctcctCTTAAAAACCCTCTTTTTGCTCTTCCTAACCATAAGTCTTACATTAGAATTTCCCAAAACCAGGATCACAACACTTCTTTCAATGGTTGAGACAATTTCCAATCTCCATGCCTCAGTCGTAACTACTACTGATCAATCTATGGAGCCTTCCGCTCCCACTAAGACTTCCTCACCCACTATTACTCATGCCGCTACAGCCACACCTCACCCAGTTTTCCAGTCTCTTCCTAATTCAGAAACTCTTAAAACTGCTACTCCATTCTCCCCATCGTTTGAGGCTCCCGCCAGTCAAAGCCCAAGTAGAGAATAAGGTCAAAACCCTGAGGTCACAAAGTGTTCTGCTATCGTTGGTACTGATTCCATGGTGGTGGTAGAACCATTTGAGGAAGAGAAAAAGGTCGTGAACGTGTTTGTGGTGTCTATTGATGGTGTATTGCATGAGATCACCTCTAAGAAAAACGAGGCACAAAGTATGGGGGAAGAAGGGGCCATTGTAACTGTTGAGGGGATGCACTAGCAGATACTACTAGGGCATCCCATGAGGAACCTGACCCCCCCTCCAAAGGACCCAGGTCAGGGCCCTCATTCCTAGGACAGTGATGTTCGTGCATTCGATATGTGCACTTGGAAATTCAAGCACCTGAAATGAGATCCAGTGATGAAGAAGACCTCGATAATGTGGCTCTCGATGCATTCATAAGCAAGCGGAGAGTTGTGTCCACCCCTGAGTCTGAAACCAAACGACCTACCACCAGGCTTCAAGTAAAGGTGGCCTACGATTCTGCTCTTCAAAAGAGCAAGAAGAGtagtaagaagaaaaagagaaagttgGTGAAAGACGGTGTACCTATCAGTGATGAGGCGATCCCTGTAGTCGAGGTGGAATAGGAAACcctagatgaacctggttcacttGTTAGACGATCTTCAAAAAAGACGAAGTCTGCTTTAGTAGAGAAGGGGTCAACATCTAGGTCCAAGATAAAGGAGGTGGTAAGTGAGTTTTTGTTGTCTGATGAGGATGTGCTAGTCAAATCCAAGGGAAAAGGGAAATTCAGTGGAGAGAAGTCCGGCAAACGCAAGTCTGAAAACTTTGAAAAACCTGGTTCTGTGAAGAGAATGAGAAGTGAAGTCAGACTTGGCTCTAAACGCCTGAGGCATCAAAAGGTTCTGTTGGGTCATACGTTTGACCCAGCAATCTCTGAGATGGTTGGAATGCGCCAAATTCTGGAAATAGTCGAGTTTTAATGCTGGGCGCATCTATTTCAAATTGATGCACCCAAGGTATATGAGGATGAGGTACAAAGCTTCTTTGCTAGCCTCTTTCCAGTTGAGACTGACCACATTTGTGCCTTGATCAATGGGGTGGACATCGTGTTCGATGTAAAGTTGCTTGGAGAGATACTAAAAGTTCTTACAGCGGGTGTGTCCAGTTAAAAGATGTGTGTCAGTTTAACTTCAGAAATGTCGTGGTAAAAACCAATGCAAACCAGAAgggggaccagatccataagaaagTGCTACTCTTTGTCTATCAGCTGCTATTCGTATTGGTTaacaaagttctattgcctcgAGCTGAGAGGAGGTCAGTGACTTCTAAGTCTGACCTATTCTTGATGGAACAACTGGACAGTTTTACTTCTGTGAGTCTATCTGCTATTATGACTGAGCACATGCAAAAGGTTGCCACCATCAAAGATGTTAATCATGGCCTTCCCTATGGGTTCCTGCTTACACAAGTGTTCAAATTCTTTGAAGTCCCACTGGGGACAGGCAAGGTGGGAACTAGGAAGCAGACTTTCTCACAGACAACTTTAGAAGTGTGAGAGTGCATGGAAAAGAATGGggggtaggaagtacatcaaccgTCTCACAACTTATTAATGCTCAGAACAGTGCAGCTGAGGAAATTAGTTGGTTGAAGGCCAAGAATGCTATCttggaaggtcagcaagcccaagGGGTTCCGGTGTCAAATGATGAAGAGGCTCATTTGACAAAGGAAATGTTGATATCAGGGCGCAAGTAGAGAACCTGAAAgcagaact
Proteins encoded:
- the LOC138869439 gene encoding uncharacterized protein, whose translation is MEKTSKEYTEADKKVVEKNFRAKKILVYGIGPEKYNRISTCGTAKEVWEVLQIAHEGTTRVKQSKIDMLTTEYELFKMRDDESIQDMHTRITSIINELHSLVNAITESKDLQELTIEELIGNLKTYELKRKIDNERREPKKEKNLVLKADNNDSSEEDSDMAYLTKIFKKMVRRNGEMLKRDSSSRPKNCDRCYKCGKPRHFMKDYPLLKQEFSKNYHEKTAKTNPVPFKDFKRKISTDNMMRKALAAWGDSSSASEDEPDTGDSSMMVVEGKETGHDSTFTLMAQSDDDEDNGNKEVNFRDVQRNLKFYSPKKLMSLADVLITAFHSLVEDRDSLILELGEFEQTRDDLVAVVTDHKKTIEILRKEKNDLLVEITDLRETIVKPWTKSKPKNSGKGKEIASEEHIRLENEVEVMRSRMSAKIEKNEQL